In Pseudomonas sp. GCEP-101, one DNA window encodes the following:
- a CDS encoding SDR family oxidoreductase: MRLPESFVVLTGASGGIGLELASQLCAGGARVLAVNRQIGGLAALMKRYPEQLRWQCADLRTRSGRQDVVTAAGAMGGVNVLINAAGVNRFALLEQIDEDTLDDLLDLNIKAPLQLTRLLLPLLREQPHALVVNVGSIYGSIGYPGYATYSASKFALRGFSEALRRELADTTVDVLYAAPRATRTAMNTSAANALNQALKVGMDDPVDVARAVLAAVQSQRSELYLGWPEKLFVRLNGMLPGLVDRALRKQLPLIRRYSDANAKEQSK, translated from the coding sequence ATGCGCTTGCCTGAGTCATTTGTGGTGTTGACCGGCGCCAGCGGCGGCATCGGCCTGGAGCTGGCCAGCCAGCTCTGCGCAGGCGGCGCGCGGGTGCTGGCGGTCAACCGGCAGATAGGTGGCCTGGCGGCACTCATGAAGCGCTACCCCGAACAGCTTCGCTGGCAGTGTGCCGACCTGCGGACCCGCAGTGGGCGGCAGGACGTGGTCACCGCCGCCGGGGCCATGGGTGGTGTGAACGTGCTGATCAACGCCGCAGGCGTGAACCGCTTCGCCCTGCTGGAGCAGATCGACGAGGACACCCTGGACGACCTGCTGGATCTCAACATCAAGGCCCCGCTGCAACTGACTCGCCTGTTGCTGCCGTTGCTGCGCGAGCAGCCCCATGCGCTGGTGGTGAACGTCGGCTCCATCTACGGCTCCATCGGCTATCCGGGGTACGCCACCTACAGCGCCAGCAAGTTCGCCCTGCGCGGATTCTCCGAAGCGCTTCGGCGCGAATTGGCCGACACCACGGTCGACGTGCTCTACGCCGCCCCGCGCGCCACCCGCACCGCGATGAACACCTCCGCCGCCAACGCGCTCAACCAGGCGCTGAAGGTGGGCATGGATGACCCGGTCGACGTCGCGCGGGCCGTGCTCGCGGCCGTGCAGAGCCAGCGCAGCGAGTTGTACCTGGGCTGGCCGGAAAAGCTCTTCGTACGCCTCAATGGCATGCTGCCCGGGCTGGTCGACCGCGCCTTGCGCAAGCAGCTGCCACTGATCCGCCGCTACAGCGATGCCAACGCCAAGGAGCAGAGCAAATGA
- a CDS encoding TenA family transcriptional regulator: MNFFDTLQSATTQERQALFSVPVIRDALGGVVSLEGYIAFLTQAYHHVRHTVPLMMACGARLPSRLEWLRGAVCEYIEEEYGHEQWILNDIAACGGDPEQVRNSRPSLPIELMVAFLYDLIARDNPVGLFGMVNVIEGTSIALATQAAGSIQQGLGLPPNAFSYLSSHGALDQDHMATYRGLMNRLDRPEDQEAVIHSAKVVYQLYTEMFRGLPRAHQLEVQHALA, translated from the coding sequence ATGAATTTCTTCGACACGCTCCAATCAGCCACCACCCAGGAACGCCAGGCCCTGTTCAGCGTTCCGGTCATCCGCGACGCCCTGGGCGGCGTCGTCAGCCTGGAGGGTTATATCGCCTTTCTCACCCAGGCCTACCACCACGTTCGCCACACCGTTCCGCTGATGATGGCGTGCGGGGCGCGCCTGCCCAGCCGGCTCGAATGGCTGCGCGGCGCGGTCTGCGAGTACATCGAAGAAGAATACGGCCACGAGCAGTGGATCCTCAACGACATCGCAGCCTGCGGCGGCGACCCGGAGCAGGTGCGCAACAGCCGTCCCAGCCTGCCGATCGAGCTGATGGTGGCGTTCCTCTACGACCTGATCGCCCGGGACAATCCCGTCGGGCTGTTCGGCATGGTCAACGTCATCGAGGGTACCAGCATCGCCCTCGCCACGCAGGCCGCCGGCAGCATCCAGCAGGGGCTGGGCCTGCCGCCGAACGCGTTCAGCTACCTGAGCTCCCATGGCGCGCTGGACCAGGACCACATGGCGACTTATCGCGGGTTGATGAACCGTCTGGATCGCCCGGAAGACCAGGAGGCGGTGATTCATTCCGCCAAGGTCGTCTACCAACTCTACACCGAGATGTTCCGCGGCCTGCCGCGAGCCCACCAGCTCGAGGTGCAGCATGCGCTTGCCTGA
- a CDS encoding AMP-binding protein, which yields MPHEVNAFRDVLRAHATERAAQPAIRGLTGTIGYAQLLAEVEQREAWLRDQPPGPFVLGLENGAEALFWDLAALFAERPCVILPPFFSATQRLHCLMQTQATVALADDGFAEDLRAAGFTRGERFWERPAVVDAGLPAGTAKVTYTSGSTGSPKGVCLSAASLLCVARELEAASRPCGPTKNLAVLPLAVLLENLGIYAALLAGASITLYPQAQMGIGGASQVDWKRFLGTIALSGAESLILVPQLLLGLVTAIERGQMKVGALRFVAVGGARVASSLLQRAEAMGLPVFEGYGLSECASVVCLNRPGDRHPGSVGRPLPHVQVRLADDGEVLVRGSTLLGYLGEPAFAGDWWPTGDLGHFDAAGFLYLAGRKKNQFITSFGRNVNPEWIEAELSQTGVILQAFVHGEGLPRNVALLWPLDPGINDALIDQAVQHCNAGLPDYARVHAWRRLPSPFRGAEGTLTSNGRPRREEILRRYQPLITELSPA from the coding sequence ATGCCGCATGAGGTGAACGCTTTCCGCGACGTACTGCGCGCGCATGCCACGGAGCGGGCCGCGCAACCGGCCATACGCGGGCTCACCGGCACCATCGGCTATGCCCAGTTGCTGGCTGAAGTCGAGCAGCGTGAAGCGTGGCTGCGCGATCAACCCCCAGGCCCATTCGTCCTGGGCCTGGAGAATGGCGCCGAAGCGCTGTTCTGGGACCTGGCCGCGCTCTTCGCCGAGCGCCCTTGCGTCATCCTGCCGCCGTTCTTCAGCGCCACGCAGCGTCTGCACTGCCTGATGCAAACCCAGGCCACCGTCGCCCTTGCCGACGACGGATTCGCTGAGGATCTGCGGGCCGCCGGCTTTACCCGCGGCGAGCGCTTCTGGGAGCGGCCGGCGGTGGTCGACGCTGGCCTGCCCGCAGGTACCGCCAAGGTCACCTACACCTCCGGCAGCACCGGCTCGCCCAAGGGCGTATGCCTGAGCGCCGCGTCGCTGCTCTGCGTGGCACGGGAGCTGGAGGCGGCAAGTCGCCCCTGCGGGCCGACGAAGAATCTCGCCGTGCTGCCGCTGGCCGTCCTGCTGGAAAACCTCGGCATCTATGCTGCCCTGCTGGCCGGCGCCAGCATCACGCTCTACCCGCAGGCGCAGATGGGGATCGGCGGCGCCAGCCAGGTCGACTGGAAGCGCTTCCTGGGGACCATCGCCCTCAGCGGTGCCGAAAGCCTGATCCTGGTGCCGCAACTCCTGCTGGGCCTGGTCACCGCCATCGAACGCGGACAGATGAAGGTCGGCGCCCTGCGCTTTGTCGCCGTGGGCGGCGCGCGCGTGGCGAGCAGCCTGCTGCAGCGGGCGGAAGCCATGGGGCTGCCGGTCTTCGAAGGCTACGGGCTGTCCGAGTGTGCGTCCGTGGTGTGCCTGAACCGCCCCGGCGATCGGCACCCCGGGAGCGTGGGCCGGCCCCTCCCCCACGTCCAGGTGCGCCTTGCCGACGACGGCGAAGTCCTGGTGCGCGGGTCCACCCTGTTGGGCTATCTGGGCGAGCCCGCTTTCGCAGGTGACTGGTGGCCCACCGGCGATCTCGGCCATTTCGATGCGGCCGGCTTCCTGTATCTCGCGGGCCGCAAGAAAAACCAGTTCATCACCAGCTTCGGGCGCAACGTCAATCCCGAATGGATCGAGGCCGAACTGTCCCAGACCGGCGTGATCCTCCAGGCCTTCGTCCACGGCGAGGGGTTGCCGCGCAACGTCGCGCTGCTGTGGCCACTGGATCCCGGCATCAATGACGCGCTCATCGACCAGGCCGTGCAGCACTGCAACGCCGGCCTGCCCGATTACGCCCGGGTGCACGCCTGGAGACGCCTGCCCAGCCCCTTCAGGGGGGCGGAAGGAACCCTCACCAGCAACGGCCGGCCACGGCGCGAGGAGATCCTTCGCCGCTACCAGCCGCTCATCACCGAACTCTCGCCAGCCTGA
- a CDS encoding tetratricopeptide repeat protein translates to MKRLILASLLALSPLTWALDPAGSQQLGAIQQRWAQIQYRLPEAQRAAAFEKLASDAEAFTREQPQAAEAWIWSGIVTSSWAGATGGLGALGKVKAARASLEKALALDPSALQGSAYTSLGALYDRVPGWPIGFGDSDKADGLLRKALQLNPDGIDSNYFWGDHLYRQGHYAEARAALQKALQAPPRPGREVADQGRRGEIDALLKTIKDKQD, encoded by the coding sequence ATGAAGCGCCTGATACTCGCCAGCCTGCTGGCCCTCTCGCCACTGACCTGGGCACTGGACCCGGCGGGCAGCCAGCAGCTTGGCGCGATCCAGCAGCGCTGGGCGCAGATCCAGTACCGGTTGCCCGAGGCACAGCGCGCGGCCGCCTTCGAAAAGCTGGCGAGCGACGCGGAAGCCTTCACACGCGAGCAGCCCCAGGCCGCGGAAGCCTGGATCTGGAGCGGCATCGTCACCAGCAGTTGGGCCGGCGCCACCGGTGGGCTGGGTGCGCTGGGCAAGGTGAAGGCCGCCCGCGCAAGCCTGGAGAAGGCCCTGGCGCTCGATCCGAGCGCACTTCAGGGCTCGGCCTATACCAGCCTCGGTGCGCTGTATGACCGGGTACCGGGCTGGCCGATCGGATTCGGCGATTCGGACAAGGCCGACGGCCTGCTGCGCAAGGCGCTGCAATTGAACCCCGACGGTATCGACAGCAATTACTTCTGGGGAGACCACCTCTATCGCCAGGGGCATTACGCCGAGGCGCGCGCCGCCTTGCAGAAGGCGCTCCAGGCACCGCCACGGCCCGGGCGCGAAGTGGCCGATCAGGGTCGCCGCGGCGAAATCGATGCTTTACTCAAGACCATCAAGGACAAGCAGGACTGA
- a CDS encoding YadA-like family protein codes for MNRIYRLVWSRAQHCWCVACEFARRSGKSGRTLAVVGVGALSGLGLGDAVAAGGSAYEKGIAGNPGLYVNDSTDSGCVFVHDTGVTGDMGWKYDGNNSNCKSGDKSTQTGRVLFYGSGSQADGTNSLTLGNELFVNGGRLGLNNKIDGTNSLAIGNVGTDSSGAQTGTRALGVESIAIGNNALASGQNAVALGTGAAATTDNSVALGAGSTTTANLGLWAYAPYWMPVAGQNPVGEVSVGSPGAERRITNLAAGAEDTDAVNVSQLRGVADRTEKLAQDALLWDWSANGGQGAFSANHWGMPSKITNVAPGELSDSSMDAVNGSQLHATDKQVANVDHRVSIVDDRIGAVVGDDSQTNVQQNGRGIRYARTNDNGLPVDDAYAKGQGSTAVGYQAQASGDSALALGRNASATADNSVALGANSATTADLSHPAYAAAGAAVAGTATGEVSVGAAGAERRVTNVAAGADETDAVNVSQLKGVADRTEQLAQDALAWDPAANGGTGAYNASHGGRGPNRITQVAAGEVSAGSTDAINGSQLYEVTTQISNITLGRTKYFHATSEKADSVASGADSIAVGPTAQASGSSSLAVGDGATASAGNASAIGANASASGSGAAAMGSGANASGTSTVAVGEGAAASGERSLAMGAGSVAQANDSVALGAGSVADRDNSVSVGSAGNERQITNVKAGEADTDAVNVSQLRDHGNAINSTINNVDNRVTQAKTDITQLQNGTDGMFQVNNTSHLPKPRPTGADSLAGGAGAVASGDNSAAIGSGARATGRNATALGNGADAPASNSVALGAGSVADRDNSVSVGNAGQERQITNVAAGTAATDAVNVGQLQKSMGDISNQFYDYTDSRYNALRHDLKKQDDILSSGIAGAMVMATLPQPYSPGASMAAVGLGNYRGQGALAVGVSKISDNGKWVTKLQGSTTSQGDTGVSVGVGYQW; via the coding sequence ATGAACAGGATTTATCGTCTGGTCTGGTCCAGGGCCCAGCACTGCTGGTGCGTGGCCTGCGAATTTGCCCGCCGCTCGGGCAAGAGCGGTCGCACTCTGGCCGTGGTGGGCGTTGGCGCCCTCAGTGGCCTCGGCCTGGGCGACGCCGTTGCGGCAGGTGGCTCAGCCTACGAGAAAGGCATCGCCGGCAACCCCGGGCTGTACGTCAACGACAGCACCGACTCGGGCTGTGTCTTCGTCCATGACACGGGCGTGACCGGCGACATGGGCTGGAAGTACGACGGCAACAACAGCAACTGCAAGTCTGGCGACAAATCCACCCAGACCGGCCGGGTGCTCTTCTATGGCTCCGGTAGCCAGGCCGACGGCACCAACTCGCTGACGCTGGGCAATGAGCTGTTCGTCAATGGCGGGCGTCTCGGCCTGAACAACAAGATCGATGGGACCAACTCGCTGGCCATCGGCAACGTCGGCACGGATTCCTCGGGTGCCCAGACGGGGACGCGTGCCCTCGGCGTCGAGTCGATAGCCATCGGCAACAATGCACTCGCCAGCGGGCAAAACGCCGTGGCGCTGGGTACCGGCGCCGCCGCCACCACGGACAACAGCGTAGCGCTGGGCGCCGGCAGCACCACCACGGCGAACCTGGGCCTGTGGGCCTATGCACCGTACTGGATGCCGGTTGCCGGCCAAAATCCGGTCGGCGAGGTCTCCGTCGGCTCCCCTGGCGCCGAACGGCGCATTACCAACCTGGCGGCGGGCGCCGAAGACACCGATGCGGTGAACGTCTCGCAGCTGCGCGGCGTGGCCGATCGCACCGAGAAGCTCGCCCAGGATGCGCTGCTCTGGGACTGGAGCGCCAACGGCGGTCAGGGCGCGTTCAGCGCCAACCATTGGGGCATGCCGAGCAAGATCACCAACGTGGCTCCCGGTGAGCTGTCCGACAGTTCGATGGATGCGGTCAATGGCTCGCAACTGCACGCAACCGACAAGCAGGTCGCCAACGTCGATCATCGTGTCAGCATCGTCGACGACCGGATAGGCGCAGTCGTTGGTGACGATAGCCAAACCAACGTCCAGCAAAACGGCCGCGGTATCCGCTACGCGCGCACCAATGACAACGGCTTGCCGGTAGACGATGCCTACGCGAAAGGGCAGGGTTCCACTGCGGTTGGCTACCAGGCGCAAGCCAGCGGTGACAGTGCCCTGGCGTTGGGCCGCAATGCCAGTGCCACGGCCGACAACAGCGTGGCGCTGGGCGCCAACAGCGCCACCACTGCCGACCTCAGCCATCCGGCGTATGCCGCTGCCGGAGCCGCGGTGGCCGGCACCGCTACCGGCGAAGTGTCCGTGGGCGCCGCCGGTGCCGAGCGCCGTGTCACCAACGTGGCGGCCGGCGCCGATGAAACCGACGCGGTCAACGTCTCGCAACTCAAGGGAGTCGCCGACCGCACCGAGCAACTGGCCCAGGACGCCCTGGCCTGGGACCCGGCGGCCAATGGCGGCACCGGTGCCTACAACGCCAGCCACGGCGGGCGCGGGCCGAACAGGATCACCCAGGTTGCGGCAGGGGAGGTCAGCGCTGGCTCCACGGACGCCATCAACGGCTCGCAGCTGTATGAGGTGACCACCCAGATCAGCAACATCACCCTGGGGCGCACCAAGTACTTCCACGCGACTTCGGAGAAGGCCGATTCGGTCGCCAGCGGAGCCGACTCCATCGCCGTCGGCCCGACCGCCCAGGCTTCGGGTTCCTCGTCCCTCGCCGTGGGGGACGGCGCCACTGCCAGCGCCGGTAACGCCAGCGCAATCGGTGCCAACGCCAGTGCCAGCGGCAGCGGTGCAGCCGCGATGGGTAGCGGCGCCAACGCCAGTGGTACCTCCACGGTGGCCGTGGGCGAGGGCGCTGCCGCCAGTGGCGAGCGCAGCCTGGCCATGGGTGCCGGATCCGTTGCGCAGGCCAATGACAGCGTTGCGCTGGGCGCAGGCTCGGTGGCCGACCGCGACAACAGCGTCTCGGTGGGCAGCGCCGGCAACGAACGGCAGATCACCAACGTGAAAGCCGGCGAGGCTGATACCGATGCCGTCAACGTGTCGCAACTGCGCGACCACGGCAATGCGATCAACAGCACCATCAACAACGTAGACAATCGGGTCACCCAGGCGAAGACCGACATCACCCAGCTGCAGAACGGCACCGATGGCATGTTCCAGGTGAACAACACCAGCCATCTGCCCAAGCCTCGCCCAACCGGTGCCGACTCGCTGGCCGGCGGCGCAGGCGCTGTAGCCAGCGGCGACAACAGTGCCGCCATCGGCAGCGGTGCCCGCGCGACCGGCCGCAACGCGACGGCGCTGGGCAATGGAGCCGACGCCCCGGCATCGAACTCCGTCGCCCTGGGCGCAGGCTCGGTGGCCGACCGCGACAACAGCGTCTCGGTGGGCAATGCCGGTCAGGAACGGCAGATCACCAACGTCGCCGCGGGGACGGCGGCCACCGATGCCGTGAACGTCGGTCAGCTCCAGAAGAGCATGGGTGACATCTCCAACCAGTTCTACGACTACACCGACTCCCGCTACAACGCGCTGCGCCACGACCTGAAGAAACAGGATGACATCCTGAGTTCGGGCATCGCCGGCGCCATGGTCATGGCGACCCTGCCGCAGCCGTATTCGCCGGGGGCCAGCATGGCTGCCGTGGGCCTGGGCAATTACCGCGGCCAGGGTGCGCTGGCGGTCGGCGTGTCGAAGATCTCCGACAACGGCAAATGGGTCACCAAGCTGCAGGGCAGCACGACCAGTCAGGGCGATACCGGCGTCTCCGTCGGTGTTGGTTATCAATGGTGA
- a CDS encoding thermostable hemolysin: MTQQEWSALFPFHFGSVIERQARLTLRRDGDGDGDGDGDRGELEAFIHARFESIHHADVHHFLPELIGLQDSHGRLIAAAGMRPASQGALFLERYLDEPLEGVVSRLAGRAVAREQLVEVGNLAALSAGSARVIITAVTWLLAARGLQWVAFTGASTLVNSFHRLGLEPTVIAEADPQRLNGEMASWGSYYAQHPLVYAGNIGYGHDELERTGVYKRMGFPMLLQETGHAA; this comes from the coding sequence ATGACCCAGCAAGAATGGAGCGCACTGTTTCCATTCCACTTTGGATCCGTCATCGAGCGGCAGGCTCGTCTGACCTTGCGCCGCGACGGCGACGGCGACGGCGACGGCGACGGCGATCGTGGGGAGCTTGAAGCCTTCATCCATGCGCGCTTCGAGTCCATCCACCACGCGGACGTCCACCACTTTCTACCGGAACTGATCGGCCTGCAGGACAGCCATGGACGGCTGATCGCCGCGGCCGGCATGCGTCCGGCCAGCCAGGGGGCGCTGTTTCTCGAACGTTACCTCGACGAGCCGCTGGAAGGCGTGGTGTCGCGTCTTGCCGGTCGCGCTGTCGCGCGTGAGCAATTGGTCGAGGTGGGCAATCTTGCTGCGTTGAGCGCAGGCAGTGCGCGCGTGATCATCACGGCGGTGACCTGGCTGCTGGCTGCGCGCGGTCTGCAATGGGTCGCCTTCACCGGCGCTTCCACCCTGGTCAACAGCTTCCACCGGCTAGGGCTGGAGCCGACTGTCATTGCCGAAGCCGACCCGCAACGCCTGAACGGCGAGATGGCCAGCTGGGGCAGCTACTACGCCCAGCATCCGCTGGTCTATGCCGGCAATATCGGTTACGGCCACGACGAACTGGAACGCACCGGCGTGTACAAGCGCATGGGTTTCCCGATGTTGCTGCAGGAGACCGGCCATGCCGCATGA
- a CDS encoding ATP-grasp domain-containing protein, with amino-acid sequence MDSQLGSGRPPTYLVTAIGSLCAEAVIQSLRRVPRARVIGINTLAREWSAASVLLDAFHQVPPAREIPAYIARVLEICQLEQVTHVLPLIDLEVDAFNPHRQAFSERGITLCMAPPETVRISRNKWRVYEFFRDHPVVHPIPTWRMDDPDVEQLPFPLHAKPRDGRSSEGLARILDADDLSYLCKKLRSRPYVVQPLLDGDVCVVDIVRQRSTGQTAAMARQELVRTSNGAGVTVRMLDEPILIDAATQVASALDLDGCINIEFLVGGDWPLVMDINPRFSGGVAFSHLSGYDMVTNHLRCFSGEALDPPVVPPPVIHARHYVETTFAVPEDASGAMRRVG; translated from the coding sequence TTGGACAGTCAACTTGGCTCGGGTCGCCCGCCGACCTACCTGGTCACCGCCATAGGCTCGCTTTGCGCCGAAGCGGTCATTCAATCGCTGCGCCGGGTGCCCCGGGCCCGGGTGATCGGTATCAACACCCTGGCACGGGAGTGGAGTGCGGCCTCGGTCCTGCTGGATGCCTTCCACCAGGTTCCACCCGCCCGCGAGATTCCCGCCTATATCGCGCGGGTGCTGGAGATCTGCCAGCTGGAGCAGGTGACCCATGTGCTGCCGTTGATCGATCTGGAGGTCGATGCCTTCAACCCGCACCGGCAGGCGTTTTCCGAGCGGGGTATCACCCTGTGCATGGCACCGCCGGAAACCGTCCGCATCAGCCGGAACAAATGGCGCGTCTACGAGTTTTTTCGGGACCACCCCGTCGTACACCCCATCCCCACCTGGCGCATGGACGATCCGGACGTGGAGCAGCTGCCATTCCCGCTACACGCCAAGCCGCGCGATGGACGAAGCAGCGAGGGGCTGGCGCGCATCCTGGATGCGGACGACCTGAGCTACCTGTGCAAGAAGCTCAGGAGCCGACCCTACGTGGTCCAGCCACTGCTCGACGGCGATGTGTGCGTCGTTGACATCGTCCGGCAGCGCAGCACCGGGCAAACCGCCGCCATGGCGCGCCAGGAACTGGTGCGAACCTCCAACGGCGCGGGGGTGACGGTGAGAATGCTGGACGAACCCATCCTGATCGATGCGGCGACGCAGGTTGCATCAGCGCTGGACCTCGATGGCTGCATCAATATCGAGTTCCTGGTCGGAGGCGACTGGCCTCTGGTGATGGACATCAACCCGCGCTTTTCTGGCGGGGTCGCCTTCAGTCATCTGTCCGGCTACGACATGGTGACCAATCACCTGCGCTGCTTCTCGGGAGAAGCGCTGGATCCCCCTGTTGTCCCGCCGCCAGTCATTCATGCCCGGCATTACGTGGAAACGACATTCGCGGTTCCCGAAGACGCGAGCGGGGCAATGCGGCGGGTAGGCTGA
- a CDS encoding response regulator, protein MATVLLVDPTPIVRSALRDLLEGMGHVVAAEAEDVLSALSHSRRVQVDLVILELALGGAGGLDLLRRLRAREPKQKLLVYSRQNPSHFAPLCFQAGASGFVSKDEDLSDLHRAIVDVLAGRAHFAREHMQPGPGNELEGLTPRELAVLQLIAEGNSNIRIAEQLRISFKTVSTYKGHLLEKLHVGSSVELAEIARRNGLVGDQPPAGAVTQDSLPLELGMLRSLVDSAPNPMFVRSIEGRLLFCNQRFLDHFRITAEEALDSGLTDARWFPPALRETLPETFRRLVNDGVPIAVTNRVEIFGEPRVLHYWMVPYRDLNGRLSGMLGGLQDITASEEHLLELRDRALVAEARLRQRSAFYLSSLAELAGRLEDLKLHPATPGLPDLTARLERLRRVCALEEGKVATSPVVGDLPTLIQRSLTGHSASMLRVPRSPVGRVRIDTAVFSEWITTTLALFRADAEVPVKVRLELALREHGRVWGLLAMSGQTARDSIIDRSRAERLAELMGGRFLCERIDDDVNVSLELELLLASQ, encoded by the coding sequence ATGGCAACGGTTCTGCTGGTGGATCCGACGCCCATTGTGCGCAGCGCATTGCGGGATCTGTTGGAAGGTATGGGGCACGTGGTGGCGGCGGAGGCGGAGGACGTGCTCTCCGCGTTGAGCCATTCCCGCAGGGTGCAGGTTGACCTGGTGATACTGGAACTTGCCCTGGGCGGGGCTGGCGGACTCGATCTGCTGCGCAGGCTGCGCGCACGCGAGCCGAAACAGAAGTTGCTGGTGTACAGCCGGCAGAACCCGTCGCATTTTGCGCCGCTGTGTTTTCAGGCAGGCGCCAGTGGCTTTGTCAGCAAGGATGAGGACCTGAGCGACCTGCACAGGGCGATAGTCGACGTGCTGGCCGGGCGCGCGCATTTTGCCCGCGAGCATATGCAGCCCGGGCCCGGCAACGAGCTGGAGGGGCTGACGCCGCGCGAGCTGGCCGTTCTACAGCTGATTGCAGAGGGCAACTCGAATATCCGCATTGCGGAGCAACTGCGGATCAGCTTCAAAACGGTCAGCACCTACAAGGGGCATCTTCTCGAAAAGCTGCACGTGGGCTCCAGCGTCGAGCTGGCGGAAATCGCCCGGCGCAATGGTCTGGTGGGGGATCAGCCCCCGGCTGGCGCGGTCACGCAGGACAGCTTGCCGCTGGAGCTGGGCATGCTGCGCAGCCTGGTCGACTCAGCGCCGAATCCGATGTTCGTGCGATCGATCGAGGGGCGATTGCTGTTCTGTAACCAGCGTTTCCTCGACCACTTCCGTATCACTGCCGAAGAGGCACTCGATTCCGGCCTCACCGATGCCCGCTGGTTCCCGCCGGCATTGCGCGAAACCCTCCCGGAGACATTCCGCCGGCTGGTCAATGACGGCGTACCTATCGCGGTGACCAACCGTGTCGAGATTTTCGGGGAGCCACGGGTGCTGCATTACTGGATGGTGCCGTACCGCGACCTCAACGGCAGGCTGTCCGGCATGCTCGGCGGGCTGCAGGACATCACCGCCAGCGAGGAGCACCTGCTCGAATTGCGCGACCGTGCACTGGTCGCCGAGGCGCGACTGCGCCAGCGCTCCGCGTTCTATCTCTCGTCGCTGGCCGAACTGGCGGGGCGTCTGGAGGACTTGAAGCTGCATCCCGCCACGCCCGGCCTGCCCGACCTCACGGCGCGCCTGGAGCGTTTGCGTCGCGTGTGCGCACTGGAGGAGGGGAAGGTGGCCACCTCGCCCGTGGTGGGCGACCTGCCCACGCTGATACAGCGCAGCCTGACCGGGCACTCGGCGAGCATGCTGCGCGTCCCTCGCAGCCCTGTCGGCCGCGTCCGGATCGATACGGCGGTCTTCTCGGAGTGGATCACCACCACCCTGGCGCTGTTTCGCGCCGATGCCGAGGTTCCGGTGAAAGTGCGCCTGGAACTGGCGCTGCGCGAGCATGGCCGAGTCTGGGGGTTGCTGGCGATGTCCGGCCAGACGGCCAGGGACAGCATCATCGATCGTAGCCGCGCCGAACGTCTGGCCGAGCTCATGGGGGGCAGATTCCTGTGTGAGCGTATCGACGATGACGTGAATGTGAGCCTCGAACTTGAGCTGCTTCTGGCCAGCCAGTAG
- a CDS encoding OmpA family protein: MNTFKPFAVRTLVIACASLLLAACGTHSSVDELGHSAAPQFPSISDSYRPQGSYVSLENLAKVQPGMSKAQLYELLGTPHFHEGLFGVREWDYILRFRRPAQSDLVCQYKVLFDKDMQAQSFLYSPVDCQEQLKPTVAPAPQPVQRLTLAADTAFAFDSARLSAEGQARLQRLAAQLQGQQPKAIAITGHTDRLGSRDHNLDLSLRRAESVRDYLLGAGVPAALMQVQGVGAAQPITDCPDAPRAQLIRCLAANRRVTVEITAAVAQPIKSEE; the protein is encoded by the coding sequence ATGAATACTTTCAAACCCTTCGCCGTCCGCACGCTCGTCATCGCTTGCGCCAGCCTGCTGCTGGCGGCCTGTGGCACCCACAGCAGCGTCGATGAGCTGGGGCACAGCGCCGCGCCGCAGTTCCCGTCGATCAGCGACTCCTACCGGCCGCAAGGCAGCTACGTGAGTCTGGAGAACCTGGCCAAGGTCCAGCCGGGCATGAGCAAGGCCCAGCTGTACGAACTGCTCGGCACGCCGCACTTCCACGAAGGTCTGTTCGGTGTGCGCGAGTGGGACTACATCCTGCGCTTCCGCCGCCCGGCCCAGAGCGACCTGGTCTGCCAGTACAAGGTTCTGTTCGACAAGGACATGCAGGCGCAGAGCTTCCTGTACTCCCCGGTTGACTGCCAGGAGCAGCTCAAGCCCACCGTGGCGCCCGCACCGCAGCCGGTGCAACGCCTCACCCTGGCCGCCGACACTGCCTTCGCTTTCGACAGCGCCCGGTTGAGCGCCGAGGGCCAGGCCAGGCTGCAGCGCCTGGCCGCGCAGCTCCAGGGGCAGCAGCCCAAAGCCATCGCCATCACCGGACACACCGACCGCCTGGGGTCGCGCGACCACAACCTCGACCTCTCGCTGCGCCGCGCTGAATCCGTGCGTGACTACCTCCTCGGCGCCGGCGTGCCCGCCGCGCTGATGCAGGTACAGGGAGTGGGCGCGGCACAGCCGATCACGGATTGCCCGGATGCCCCGCGTGCCCAACTGATCCGCTGCCTGGCAGCCAACCGCCGGGTCACCGTCGAAATCACCGCCGCCGTGGCGCAACCCATCAAGAGCGAGGAATGA